Proteins from a single region of Cryptococcus neoformans var. grubii H99 chromosome 5, complete sequence:
- a CDS encoding proteasome maturation protein produces the protein MSFRVVPPTAQTSTDPHVVSTQATVHPVSGTHDTFRHGLKSAAQSVAAGTTSPLQARLEKWSQTQTQLQQNIQRSTFGLAIPMKQAMEIKLVSESLHNPLLEQSTLSGLPIGGSHNLSLEVLQGRDESLDADEFMGGSQSMAEVLDVNGALERKRGI, from the exons ATG TCCTTCCGCGTAGTCCCTCCCACAGCTCAGACATCGACCGACCCCCATGTCGTTTCCACTCAG GCTACTGTCCACCCCGTCTCTGGAACACATGACACTTTCCGACATGGCTTGAAATCTGCTGCTCAAAGTGTGGCCGCCGGCACAACAAGCCCCCTTCAAGCCCGGTTGGAGAAG TGGTCtcaaacccaaacccaactTCAACAAAACATCCAACGCAGCACTTTTGGACTTGCCATCCCTATGAAGCAAGCCATGGAAATCAAGCTTGTGTCTGAA TCGCTGCATAATCCCCTTTTAGAACAATCTACTCTTTCTGGGCTCCCCATTGGCGGATCGCACAATCTCTCCCTCGAGGTACTTCAAGGTCGGGATGAAAGCCTTGACGCCGATGAATTTATGGGAGGAAGTCAGTCGATGGCAGAGGTTCTAGATGTCAACGGCGCattggaaaggaaaagagggataTAA
- a CDS encoding arf/Sar family protein, giving the protein MGLSLSRIYSSLSSLAFWGKDKEVRILMVGLDSAGKTTILYRLQIGEVVSTIPTIGFNVETVSYKNINFQVWDLGGQSSIRPYWRCYYANTQAIIYVIDSSDTSRLATSRSELLTMLSEDELKSVPVLVFANKQDVEGALSPGEISDKLGLAGQEKGREWSVRGSCAIKGDGLEEGLDWLVNTIQK; this is encoded by the exons ATGGGCCTCTCACTCTCCCGCATATACAGCTCGCTCTCATCCCTCGCGTTCTGGgggaaggacaaggaagtCAGGATATTGATGGTCGGATTAGATTCAGCAGGAAAGACCACCATCCTGTACAGGCTCCAG ATCGGAGAAGTCGTCTCTACCATCCCAA CAATCGGTTTCAACGTTGAAACAGTCTCCTACAAAAACATCAACTTCCAGGTATGGGATCTCGGCGGACAGTCTAGTATCAGACCATATTGGAGATGTTACTACGCCAATACCCAG GCTATAATCTATGTGATTGACTCTTCCGATACCTCCCGTCTCGCCACTTCTCGCTCCGAGCTTCTCACCATGTTATCAGAGGACGAGCTCAAATCTGTGCCTGTCTTAGTGTTTGCAAATAAACAGGATGTTGAGGGTGCGTTGAGCCCGGGAGAGATCAGTGACAAGCTTGGTTTGGCAGGacaggaaaagggaagagaatggAGTGTGAGGGGAAGTTGCGCCATAAAGGGCGAtggattggaagaaggcCTTGATTG GCTTGTCAATACAATACAGAAATGA
- a CDS encoding nucleolar protein: MASSLQETLSHQPTALPVSPENNKKEKKARKRAKKDQPPSEAVTTESKPDAESERPPRKPRARKSKGGENQLDPVPKSNASAPESKVEGEVEAKDKKKRRKRESRAGTEAETKECSKENDRVDEAAVVDNEKDVGKVQDQEKPEENGADKVEEREKISDEASKESKKRKRQTEQAHVESQTTVAETAPAAITAEENEESKGKKPKREKRPKIKSVKGAVDTPEQPEVNVQVAPEGSEGTTIFTDSSLSDQAKKNIFYAHLFTLSQSPSPAPNTPSWKFSKAKQNWLMRNIFSDIEVPETYFEVVLGYLKTTHGHSRNTLIEQAKKILEPPQVPPTESVDPAAEETADVAMPDTASPKKETKLENSTQNQSDNVDPDVPMIEASESNSEQLEKEKKVKQVKKTRARQLLEAMGVAQ, translated from the exons ATGGCATCTTCTCTGCAAGAAACACTCTCCCACCAGCCAACGGCCCTTCCAGTGTCCCCAGAAAATAataaaaaggagaaaaaagctCGCAAAAGAGCCAAAAAGGACCAACCTCCGTCTGAGGCTGTCACGACCGAATCCAAGCCAGACGCAGAAAGTGAACGGCCTCCTAGAAAACCTCGAGCTCGGAAGTCCAAGGGAGGGGAGAATCAACTCGATCCTGTTCCCAAAAGCAATGCATCTGCGCCTGAAAGTAAGGTTGAAGGCGAGGTAGAAgccaaggacaagaagaagaggagaaagagggagtCTAGGGCTGGTACTGAAGCTGAGACGAAAGAATGTTCGAAAGAGAATGACAGAGTAGATGAGGCGGCGGTCGTTGATAACGAAAAAGATGTTGGGAAGGTTCAAGACCAGGAAAAGCCAGAGGAAAATGGTGCAgacaaggtggaggagagagaaaagataAGTGATGAGGCGAGCAAAGAGAGCAAGAAACGGAAGCGCCAGACTGAACAAGCTCATGTCGAGTCTCAAACGACGGTTGCAGAGACTGCTCCCGCTGCGATTACTGCAGAAGAAAACGAAGAATCAAAGGGGAAAAAGCCCAAGCGAGAAAAGCGTCCCAAGATAAAATCTGTCAAGGGCGCCGTCGATACCCCCGAGCAGCCCGAAGTAAATGTGCAAGTTGCACCAGAAGGGTCAGAAGGAACAACAATCTTTACAGATTCATCCCTTTCTGACCAGGCTAAGAAGA ACATTTTTTACGCTCACCTCTTTACACTCTCacaatctccttctccggCACCTAACACTCCCTCGTGGAAGTTTAGCAAGGCCAAACAAAACTGGTTAATGCGGAATATTTTCAGCGATATCGAG GTGCCAGAGACTTACTTTGAAGTGGTTCTGGGCTATCTGAAGACTACCCATGGTCATTCACGAAAT ACTCTCATTGAACAAGCCAAGAAAATTCTCGAGCCACCTCAGGTGCCGCCCACTGAGTCTGTCGATCCCGCAGCCGAAGAAACTGCAGACGTCGCAATGCCTGACACTGCATCTCCAAAGAAAGAAACCAAGCTGGAGAATAGTACGCAGAACCAATCGGATAACGTCGATCCTGATGTACCCATGATCGAGGCGTCTGAATCAAATTCTGAgcagttggagaaggagaagaaggtgaagcaAGTCAAGAAGACTAGGGCCCGGCAGTTATTAGAAGCCATGGGTGTAGCTCAATAA
- a CDS encoding CK1/CK1/CK1-D protein kinase, which yields MTSMDLRVGGKYRIGKKIGSGSFGDIYLGVNIVSGEEVAIKLESVKAKHPQLEYESKVYKTLAGGVGIPFVRWYGTECDYNAMVLDLLGPSLEDLFNFCNRKLSLKTVLLLADQLISRVEYIHSRNFIHRDIKPDNFLMGVGKRGNQVNVIDFGLAKKYRDPKTHLHIPYRENKNLTGTARYTSINTHLGVEQSRRDDLESLGYVLMYFLRGQLPWQGLKAATKKQKYDRIMEKKMTTPTEVLCRGFPHEFAIYLNYCRSLRFDDKPDYSYLRKLFRDLFIREGFQYDYVFDWSLQPGVKSSGTGGDDGMQAQDNQRQLRSQTKARDTGGW from the exons ATGACTTCCATGGACCTTCGAGTGGGAGGAAAGTACAGGATTGGTAAGAAGATTGGAAGTGGTTCATTCG GTGATATCTACCTTGGTGTCAATATCGTTTCCGGCGAAGAGGTCGCTATCAAACTTGAGTCTGTCAAGGCCAAGCACCCCCAGCTCGAATACGAGTCCAAGGTGTACAAGACTCTTGCAGGTGGTGTTGGTATCCCCTTTGTCAGGTGGTATGGAACCGAATGCGACTACAACGCAATGGTGCTTGATTTGTTGGGCCCCTCCCTTGAGGATTTATTCAACTTCTGCAACCGCAAACTGAGCCTCAAGACTGTGCTTTTGCTAGCCGATCAGCTTATCTCTCGAGTCGAGTATATTCACTCTCGTAACTTCATTCATCGAGATATCAAGCCCGACAATTTCTTGATGGGAGTTGGAAAGCGTGGAAACCAAGTGAATGTGATTGATTTTGGATTGGCTAAGAAGTACCGGGACCCCAAGACACACCTGCACATCCCTTACAGAGAGAACAAGAATCTTACTGGTACTGCACGATACACTTCTATTAACACCCATTTAGGTGTAGAGCAATCTCGTCGCGATGATCTTGAGTCATTGGGCTATGTGTTGATG TACTTCCTCCGTGGTCAACTTCCTTGGCAGGGTTTGAAGGCTGCTACCAAGAAGCAGAAGTATGACCGCATTATGGAGAAGA AAATGACCACTCCTACCGAAGTCCTGTGTCGAGGTTTCCCCCATGAATTTGCCATCTATCTCAACTATTGCCGCTCTCTTCGATTCGACGACAAGCCGGACTATTCTTACCTCCGCAAGCTCTTCCGTGACTTGTTTATTCGGGAGGGATTCCAGTACGACTATGTCTTTGACTGGTCTTTGCAGCCGGGGGTGAAGAGCTCTGGTACcggtggtgatgatggaaTGCAGG CGCAGGATAACCAACGACAACTCAGGAGTCAGACTAAAGCCAGGGACACCGGTGGTTGGTAA